In Xanthomonas theicola, a single genomic region encodes these proteins:
- a CDS encoding tetratricopeptide repeat protein produces the protein MPALIRIPTVLLLSALAATPAASAVAAAPTATAALPPGTDVSSLTPVLAGEFALQAGQLADASHWYLRAANEVPGDAGLAERATRIALLANDNTAAAQALALWRQRAPESLALRSSEAALALRSGNLRQARGLLVALLRDKDPHGWRFALVALVSGNRDPEVAAKVLDQLLDANAIPDQLEAWQEFGRLALRLEQPKLAERIVDQLVKRFPDEPRVALLHATQLQQAGKTEQARALLQGVEPKAPRDPELRGTLAYAYDAIGDTAAAARVLALGPQDTQNYGLRASMLAKLQDNPALSALYEELRTGAAQPDPERRLLLGKIAEFLKRYQEAVEWYRGVPGGPLRNEARLRTAGALYELGQKDAAFSEVRALQDDAEADDAARRDAYVLEAELRQRSGDDGGELQVFERGLAAYPDDNALLYARGLAWERRDRIDRAEADLRKILVTEPENVAALNALGYTLADRTQRYREALQLIDRARTADPDNAAIIDSYGWVLYRLGKTEEALVQLRRAWILFKDPEIAAHIGQVLWEQGKREEANKYFDEARKLDPKNRALQRAMDQVAP, from the coding sequence ATGCCCGCATTGATTCGCATCCCTACCGTTCTCCTGCTGTCCGCGCTTGCCGCGACCCCGGCAGCAAGCGCCGTGGCGGCGGCGCCGACGGCGACCGCCGCACTGCCGCCGGGCACCGACGTGTCGTCGCTGACGCCGGTGCTGGCCGGCGAGTTCGCGTTGCAGGCCGGGCAGCTGGCCGACGCCTCGCACTGGTACCTGCGGGCGGCGAACGAGGTGCCCGGCGATGCCGGCCTGGCCGAACGCGCGACCCGCATCGCCCTATTGGCCAACGACAACACCGCCGCGGCGCAGGCCCTGGCGCTGTGGCGCCAGCGCGCGCCGGAGTCGCTGGCGCTGCGCAGCTCCGAGGCCGCGCTGGCGCTGCGCAGCGGCAATCTGCGCCAGGCGCGCGGCCTGCTGGTGGCGCTGCTGCGCGACAAGGACCCGCACGGCTGGCGCTTCGCGCTGGTGGCGCTGGTCAGCGGCAACCGCGATCCGGAGGTGGCGGCGAAGGTGCTGGACCAACTGCTCGACGCCAATGCGATCCCCGACCAGCTCGAAGCCTGGCAGGAATTCGGGCGGCTGGCGCTGCGCCTGGAGCAGCCGAAGCTGGCCGAGCGCATCGTCGACCAGTTGGTCAAGCGCTTCCCGGACGAGCCGCGGGTGGCCCTGCTGCATGCCACCCAGCTGCAGCAGGCCGGCAAGACCGAGCAGGCGCGTGCGCTACTGCAGGGCGTGGAGCCCAAGGCGCCGCGCGATCCCGAGTTGCGCGGCACGCTGGCCTACGCCTACGACGCGATCGGCGACACCGCCGCGGCGGCGCGGGTGCTGGCGCTGGGGCCGCAGGACACCCAGAACTACGGCCTGCGCGCCTCGATGCTGGCCAAGCTGCAGGACAACCCGGCGCTGAGCGCGCTGTACGAGGAGTTGCGCACGGGCGCGGCCCAGCCCGATCCGGAACGGCGCCTGCTGCTCGGCAAGATCGCCGAGTTCCTGAAGCGCTACCAGGAAGCGGTGGAGTGGTACCGCGGCGTGCCGGGCGGCCCACTGCGCAACGAGGCGCGGCTGCGCACCGCCGGGGCGCTGTACGAGCTTGGGCAGAAAGACGCCGCCTTCAGCGAGGTGCGCGCGCTGCAGGACGATGCCGAGGCCGACGATGCCGCGCGCCGCGACGCCTATGTGCTCGAGGCGGAATTGCGCCAGCGCAGCGGCGACGATGGCGGCGAGCTGCAGGTGTTCGAGCGCGGCCTGGCCGCGTACCCGGACGACAATGCGCTGTTGTACGCCCGCGGCCTGGCCTGGGAGCGGCGCGACCGCATCGACCGCGCCGAGGCCGACCTGCGCAAGATCCTGGTTACCGAGCCGGAGAACGTGGCCGCGCTCAATGCGCTCGGCTACACCCTGGCCGATCGCACCCAGCGCTACCGCGAGGCGCTGCAGTTGATCGACCGCGCCCGCACCGCCGATCCCGACAACGCCGCGATCATCGACAGCTACGGCTGGGTGCTGTACCGGCTCGGCAAGACCGAGGAGGCGCTGGTGCAGCTGCGCCGCGCCTGGATTCTGTTCAAGGATCCGGAGATCGCCGCGCACATCGGCCAGGTGCTGTGGGAGCAGGGCAAGCGCGAGGAGGCCAACAAGTACTTCGACGAAGCGCGCAAGCTCGATCCGAAGAATCGCGCGCTGCAGCGGGCGATGGACCAGGTCGCGCCGTGA
- the lolB gene encoding lipoprotein insertase outer membrane protein LolB, which yields MPAVCALAALLALAGCSSLAPRQAPPVAIAPPGEVVRQADAARAAWLAAHPNWSFQGRVAITKGRNGGSGRIDWKQRQRQYQVELSAPVTRQSWRLTGDSHREGGRLEGLEGGPREGQDAQRLLLEATGWEIPVNLLPDWVRGQVAADAATPEQVGYDAEGRLQTLRQMGWEIQFQEWYPPSDGRPALPRRIEARSGDAKVRLLLDQWDFAAP from the coding sequence TTGCCTGCGGTTTGCGCGCTGGCGGCGCTGCTGGCGCTGGCCGGCTGTAGCTCGCTGGCGCCGCGGCAGGCGCCGCCGGTGGCGATCGCACCGCCGGGCGAGGTGGTGCGCCAGGCCGACGCCGCCCGCGCGGCGTGGCTGGCCGCGCACCCGAACTGGTCGTTCCAGGGCCGGGTGGCGATCACCAAGGGCCGCAACGGCGGCAGCGGGCGCATCGACTGGAAGCAGCGGCAGCGGCAGTACCAGGTCGAGCTCAGCGCGCCGGTGACCCGCCAGAGTTGGCGCCTCACCGGCGACAGCCATCGCGAAGGCGGCCGCCTGGAAGGGCTGGAGGGCGGTCCGCGCGAAGGCCAGGACGCGCAACGACTGCTGCTCGAAGCCACCGGTTGGGAGATTCCGGTCAATCTGCTGCCGGATTGGGTGCGCGGGCAGGTCGCGGCGGATGCCGCGACGCCCGAGCAGGTCGGCTACGACGCCGAGGGGCGCTTGCAGACGCTGCGGCAGATGGGCTGGGAGATCCAGTTCCAGGAGTGGTACCCGCCCAGCGACGGCCGCCCGGCCCTGCCGCGGCGCATCGAGGCGCGCAGCGGCGACGCCAAGGTACGGCTGCTGCTGGACCAGTGGGACTTCGCGGCACCATGA
- the ispE gene encoding 4-(cytidine 5'-diphospho)-2-C-methyl-D-erythritol kinase: MSAMGKDGWSAWPAPAKLNLFLQITGRRADGYHALQTVFRLLDWGDTVHLRVRGDGVVARLGDSAPGVAEADDLLVRAARLLQKEAKISQGADIRIEKRIPAGGGFGGGSSDAATVLVALNALWGAGLEEDALATLGLALGADVPVFVRGRDAWAEGVGERLTPLRLPPAWYVLADPAVHVPTAALFQAPDLTRDAAPAKMASFVSGFLLGNAFEPVLLRREPAVQAMFQALAQIGTPRLTGSGSGCFVEFADRAAAARALAALPDGLRAWVAGGVTRSPLLDALEA; encoded by the coding sequence ATGAGTGCGATGGGGAAGGATGGCTGGTCGGCCTGGCCGGCGCCGGCGAAGCTGAACCTGTTCCTGCAGATCACCGGCCGCCGTGCCGACGGCTACCACGCACTGCAGACCGTGTTCCGCCTGCTCGACTGGGGCGATACGGTGCATCTACGCGTGCGCGGCGATGGCGTGGTGGCACGGCTCGGCGACTCCGCGCCTGGCGTCGCCGAGGCCGACGACCTGCTGGTACGCGCCGCGCGGCTGCTGCAAAAAGAGGCTAAAATCTCTCAAGGTGCGGACATTCGCATCGAAAAGCGCATTCCGGCGGGCGGTGGCTTCGGCGGTGGATCGTCCGACGCGGCGACCGTGCTGGTCGCGCTCAATGCGCTGTGGGGCGCAGGGCTGGAGGAGGACGCGCTGGCCACTCTGGGTCTGGCGTTGGGCGCGGACGTGCCGGTATTCGTGCGCGGCCGCGATGCCTGGGCCGAAGGGGTGGGCGAGCGGCTGACCCCGCTGCGCCTGCCGCCGGCCTGGTACGTGCTGGCCGATCCGGCGGTGCACGTGCCCACCGCCGCGCTGTTCCAGGCCCCGGATTTGACGCGGGATGCCGCGCCCGCGAAAATGGCGAGCTTCGTTTCAGGTTTCCTGCTCGGCAACGCGTTCGAGCCGGTGCTGCTCCGCCGCGAACCGGCCGTCCAGGCCATGTTCCAGGCGCTCGCGCAGATCGGCACGCCGCGCCTGACCGGGTCGGGGAGCGGTTGTTTCGTCGAGTTCGCCGATCGCGCTGCCGCCGCGCGCGCGCTGGCGGCCTTGCCGGACGGGTTGCGCGCCTGGGTGGCCGGCGGCGTGACCCGCTCGCCGCTGCTCGACGCGCTGGAGGCATAG
- a CDS encoding ribose-phosphate diphosphokinase produces MQDQRNLLVFSGNANKPLAKSICRELGVRPGKAMVSRFSDGEVQVEIEENVRRQEVFVIQPTCAPSAENLMELLVLIDALKRASAASVTAVVPYFGYSRQDRRMRSSRVPITAKVAAKMFTAVNADRVLTVDLHADQIQGFFDIPVDNVYASPLLLADIWRAYGTDNLIVVSPDVGGVVRARAVAKRLDDADLAIIDKRRPRANVATVMNIIGDVEGKTCVLVDDIVDTAGTLCAAAAALKAQGALKVAAYCTHPVLSGPAVSNIGNSQLDELVVTDTIPLSDAARGCSKIRQLSVAELLAETIRRIAFGESVSSLYVD; encoded by the coding sequence ATGCAAGATCAACGCAACCTGCTGGTGTTCTCCGGCAATGCCAACAAGCCGCTGGCCAAGAGCATCTGCCGCGAACTGGGGGTGCGTCCGGGCAAGGCGATGGTGTCGCGCTTCTCCGACGGCGAAGTGCAGGTGGAGATCGAGGAGAACGTGCGCCGGCAGGAAGTGTTCGTGATCCAGCCGACCTGCGCGCCCAGCGCGGAGAACCTGATGGAGCTGCTGGTGCTGATCGACGCGCTCAAGCGCGCCAGCGCCGCCAGCGTCACCGCGGTGGTGCCGTACTTCGGCTATTCGCGGCAGGACCGGCGCATGCGTTCATCGCGCGTGCCGATCACCGCCAAGGTCGCGGCAAAGATGTTCACCGCGGTCAACGCCGACCGCGTGCTCACCGTGGACCTGCACGCCGACCAGATCCAGGGCTTCTTCGACATCCCGGTCGACAACGTCTATGCCTCGCCGCTGCTGCTGGCCGACATCTGGCGCGCCTACGGCACCGACAACCTGATCGTGGTGTCGCCGGACGTGGGCGGCGTGGTCCGCGCCCGCGCCGTGGCCAAGCGCCTGGACGACGCCGACCTGGCGATCATCGACAAGCGCCGCCCGCGCGCCAACGTGGCCACGGTGATGAACATCATCGGCGACGTCGAGGGCAAGACCTGCGTGCTGGTCGACGACATCGTCGATACCGCCGGCACCCTGTGCGCCGCCGCCGCCGCGCTGAAGGCGCAGGGCGCGCTGAAGGTGGCCGCGTACTGCACCCACCCGGTGCTGTCCGGCCCGGCGGTCAGCAACATCGGCAATTCGCAGCTGGACGAGCTGGTGGTCACCGACACCATCCCGCTGTCGGACGCAGCGCGCGGCTGCAGCAAGATCCGCCAGCTCAGCGTCGCCGAGCTGCTGGCCGAAACCATTCGCCGCATCGCCTTCGGCGAGTCGGTGAGTTCGCTGTACGTCGATTGA
- a CDS encoding 50S ribosomal protein L25/general stress protein Ctc: MATTHEIKVQRREVEGKGASRRLRRDGLIPAIVYGGELKPVNIELNHNEVWLASQNDWFYSSILSLSLNGDVQKVLLRDMQRHPFKQLIMHIDFQRVNDNQALHASVPLHFLNEETSPAGKSADVVVTHELNEIQVVCLPKNLPEFVEIDLSALSVGDVIHLSDLKLPAGVELPELKLGKEHDVAVVIAKHGRVEEEPESTDAAAAVPAEPAKKDGK; this comes from the coding sequence ATGGCAACCACGCATGAAATCAAGGTTCAGCGCCGCGAGGTCGAGGGCAAGGGTGCGAGCCGCCGCCTCCGTCGCGACGGCCTGATCCCCGCCATCGTCTACGGTGGCGAACTGAAACCGGTCAACATCGAGCTCAACCACAACGAAGTCTGGCTCGCCAGCCAGAACGACTGGTTCTATTCGTCCATCCTCAGCCTGAGCCTGAACGGCGACGTGCAGAAGGTGCTGCTGCGCGATATGCAGCGTCACCCGTTCAAGCAGCTGATCATGCACATCGACTTCCAGCGCGTGAACGACAACCAGGCGCTGCACGCTTCGGTGCCGCTGCACTTTCTCAACGAGGAAACCTCGCCGGCCGGCAAGTCGGCCGACGTCGTGGTCACCCACGAGTTGAACGAGATCCAGGTTGTGTGCCTGCCGAAGAACCTGCCGGAATTCGTCGAAATCGACCTGTCCGCGCTGTCGGTCGGCGACGTGATCCATCTGTCCGACCTGAAGCTGCCGGCCGGCGTCGAGCTGCCGGAGCTGAAGCTGGGCAAGGAGCACGACGTGGCGGTGGTCATCGCCAAGCACGGCCGGGTCGAGGAAGAGCCGGAATCGACCGACGCTGCGGCGGCGGTCCCGGCCGAGCCGGCGAAGAAGGACGGCAAGTAA
- the pth gene encoding aminoacyl-tRNA hydrolase, whose product MTGLRLIVGLGNPGAEHTNTRHNAGFRFVERLAERAGARWSVDAKLFGETAKVDVAGQAVWLLKPATFMNLSGKSVTAALRYWKIEPAQALLAHDELDLAPGTARLKFDGGHGGQNGLRDTIRQLGHAGFHRLRLGIGHPGHKDKVVPWVLGRAGKDDQILIDRAIDDAIAVLPLAVQGDVNEAMKRLHTAGTRDAGRGTRNA is encoded by the coding sequence ATGACTGGCCTGCGTCTGATCGTCGGTCTGGGCAATCCCGGGGCCGAACATACGAACACCCGGCACAACGCCGGGTTTCGCTTTGTCGAGCGCCTGGCCGAGCGGGCCGGCGCGCGCTGGAGCGTGGACGCCAAGCTGTTCGGCGAAACCGCCAAGGTCGACGTGGCCGGGCAGGCGGTGTGGCTGCTGAAGCCGGCCACCTTCATGAATCTCAGCGGCAAGTCGGTCACCGCCGCGTTGCGCTACTGGAAGATCGAACCGGCGCAGGCGCTGCTGGCGCACGACGAGTTGGATCTGGCGCCGGGCACGGCGCGGCTCAAGTTCGACGGCGGCCATGGCGGACAGAACGGCTTGCGCGACACCATCCGCCAGCTCGGGCACGCGGGCTTCCATCGCCTGCGCCTCGGCATCGGCCATCCCGGGCACAAGGACAAGGTCGTTCCCTGGGTGCTGGGGCGCGCTGGCAAGGACGACCAGATCCTGATCGACCGCGCCATCGACGACGCCATCGCGGTGCTGCCGCTGGCGGTGCAGGGCGATGTCAATGAGGCGATGAAGCGGCTGCATACGGCCGGGACGCGGGACGCGGGACGCGGGACGCGAAACGCCTGA
- the ychF gene encoding redox-regulated ATPase YchF, translated as MGIKCGIVGLPNVGKSTLFNALTKAGIAAANFPFCTIEPNVGVVPVPDPRLGELAKIINPQKVVPTAVEFVDIAGLVAGAASGEGLGNKFLAHIREVDAITHVVRCFEHGDIIHVNNKVDPISDIETIDTELALADLDSVEKALNRAERSAKGGDKDAAARKPVLAKLQAALADGKAGRSAGLDEEEKALVRDLFLLTLKPVLYIANVLEDGFEHNRHLDAVRARAATEGAEVVPVSAAIEEELSQLDDADRDTFLADLGLAEPGLNRVIRAAYALLGLQTYFTAGVKEVRAWTVKAGSTAPQAAAVIHTDFEKGFIRAETIAYDDFIKYKGEAGAREAGRLRLEGKEYRVQEGDVLHFRFNV; from the coding sequence ATGGGCATTAAGTGCGGCATCGTCGGCCTGCCCAACGTCGGCAAGTCGACCCTGTTCAATGCGTTGACCAAGGCGGGCATCGCCGCGGCCAACTTCCCGTTCTGCACCATCGAGCCGAACGTCGGCGTGGTGCCGGTGCCCGATCCGCGGCTGGGCGAACTGGCCAAGATCATCAATCCGCAGAAGGTGGTGCCGACCGCGGTCGAGTTCGTCGACATCGCCGGCCTGGTCGCCGGTGCGGCCAGCGGCGAGGGCCTGGGCAACAAGTTCCTGGCGCACATCCGCGAGGTCGACGCGATCACTCACGTGGTGCGCTGCTTCGAGCATGGCGACATCATCCATGTCAACAACAAGGTCGATCCGATCTCCGATATCGAGACCATCGACACCGAGCTGGCCCTGGCCGACCTGGACAGCGTCGAGAAGGCGCTGAACCGCGCCGAGCGCAGCGCCAAGGGCGGCGACAAGGACGCGGCGGCGCGCAAGCCGGTGCTGGCCAAGCTGCAGGCCGCGCTGGCCGACGGCAAGGCCGGGCGCAGCGCGGGCCTGGACGAGGAAGAGAAGGCGCTGGTGCGCGACCTGTTCCTGCTCACGCTCAAGCCGGTGCTGTACATCGCCAACGTGCTCGAGGACGGGTTCGAGCACAACCGGCACCTGGATGCGGTGCGCGCGCGCGCCGCCACCGAGGGCGCCGAGGTGGTGCCGGTGTCGGCGGCGATCGAGGAAGAGCTGTCGCAGCTGGACGATGCCGATCGCGACACCTTCCTGGCCGACCTGGGCCTGGCCGAGCCGGGCCTGAACCGGGTCATCCGCGCGGCGTATGCGCTGCTCGGGCTGCAGACCTATTTCACTGCCGGGGTCAAGGAAGTGCGCGCGTGGACGGTAAAGGCCGGATCGACCGCGCCGCAGGCGGCCGCGGTGATCCACACGGACTTCGAGAAGGGCTTCATCCGCGCCGAAACCATCGCCTACGACGACTTCATCAAGTACAAGGGCGAGGCCGGCGCGCGCGAGGCCGGGCGGCTGCGCCTGGAGGGCAAGGAATACCGCGTGCAGGAAGGCGACGTACTGCATTTCCGCTTCAACGTCTGA
- a CDS encoding MFS transporter gives MRASSPPSTARAAGAAPGSLRRSVSNTLKGSAGNLVEWYDVYVYSVFASYFEAHFFSKEDKNATLFVWAIFAMTFLMRPIGAWYFGRFADRFGRRLALTISVSLMALCSFVIAVTPTLATIGIAAPIVLLLARLLQGFATGGEYGTSATYMSEAAIPGRRGFLSSFHYVTLVGGHVLAQATLLAMLHFFDASQVSAWGWRVAFALGGVGALVVFWLRRSMDESLGSESIAEAKKGGARSAGSLHELFVRQWRPLLLCFLVTAGGTIAFYTYSVIGPKMIQTAFAGNDVMAGTLINLIALTVLMLMQPVGGWLSDIVGRKTLLVLFGIGGVLYTWFLVLELPKQSDWLTAFAILTAGFVILTGYTSINAVVKAELFPTHIRALGVGLGYALANSAFGGTAPLLYQGALKTGHVVAFVWYATAVIAVSLVVYMFFLRNKGANWLDDAAAMRERKRVPAPIARS, from the coding sequence ATGCGCGCATCTTCCCCGCCTTCGACCGCCCGCGCGGCCGGCGCCGCCCCCGGCAGCCTGCGCCGCTCGGTGTCCAATACGCTCAAGGGCTCGGCCGGCAACCTGGTCGAGTGGTATGACGTCTATGTCTACTCGGTGTTCGCCAGCTATTTCGAGGCGCATTTCTTCTCCAAGGAAGACAAGAACGCAACGCTGTTCGTGTGGGCGATCTTCGCGATGACCTTCCTGATGCGGCCGATCGGCGCGTGGTACTTCGGCCGCTTCGCCGACCGCTTCGGCCGCCGCCTGGCGCTGACCATCTCGGTGTCGTTGATGGCGCTGTGTTCGTTCGTCATCGCGGTCACGCCGACCCTGGCGACGATCGGCATCGCCGCGCCGATCGTCCTGCTGCTGGCGCGGCTGCTGCAGGGCTTCGCCACCGGCGGCGAGTACGGCACCAGCGCCACCTACATGTCCGAGGCGGCGATCCCGGGCCGGCGCGGCTTCCTGTCCTCGTTCCACTACGTGACCCTGGTCGGCGGCCACGTGCTGGCGCAGGCGACACTGCTGGCGATGCTGCACTTCTTCGACGCCTCGCAGGTGTCCGCGTGGGGCTGGCGCGTGGCGTTCGCCCTCGGCGGCGTGGGCGCGCTGGTGGTGTTCTGGCTGCGCCGGAGCATGGACGAGTCGCTGGGTTCCGAATCCATCGCCGAGGCCAAGAAAGGCGGCGCGCGCTCGGCGGGCTCGCTGCACGAGCTGTTCGTGCGCCAGTGGCGGCCGCTGCTGCTGTGCTTCCTGGTGACCGCGGGCGGCACCATCGCCTTCTACACCTATTCGGTCATCGGGCCGAAGATGATCCAGACCGCGTTCGCCGGCAACGACGTGATGGCCGGCACCCTCATCAACCTGATCGCGCTGACCGTGCTGATGTTGATGCAGCCGGTCGGCGGCTGGCTGTCGGACATCGTCGGGCGCAAGACGCTGCTGGTGCTGTTCGGCATCGGCGGCGTGCTCTACACCTGGTTCCTGGTGCTGGAGCTGCCCAAGCAGAGCGACTGGCTGACCGCGTTCGCGATTCTGACCGCCGGCTTCGTGATCCTGACCGGCTACACCTCGATCAATGCGGTGGTGAAGGCCGAGCTGTTCCCGACCCACATCCGCGCGCTGGGTGTGGGCCTGGGCTACGCGCTGGCCAACTCGGCCTTCGGCGGCACCGCGCCGCTGTTGTACCAGGGCGCGCTGAAGACCGGCCACGTCGTCGCCTTCGTCTGGTACGCCACCGCGGTCATCGCCGTGTCGCTGGTGGTCTACATGTTCTTCCTGCGCAACAAGGGGGCGAACTGGCTGGACGACGCGGCCGCGATGCGCGAACGCAAGCGCGTGCCAGCGCCGATCGCGCGCAGCTGA
- the folE gene encoding GTP cyclohydrolase I FolE gives MADSKKTPESPVTQAQAEAAVRTLLRWAGEDPDREGLLDTPRRVAEAYGDWFSGYRADPREYLLRTFEEVAGYDELIVLRDIEYESHCEHHMAPIIGKVHVGYLPRGKVVGISKLARVVEAYARRFQVQEKMTAQIAQCIQDVLQPLGVGVVVEGAHECMTTRGIHKRGVSMVTSKMLGTFREDARTRAEFLRFIDGGVR, from the coding sequence ATGGCCGACTCCAAGAAGACCCCCGAATCCCCCGTGACCCAGGCCCAGGCCGAAGCCGCCGTGCGCACCCTGTTGCGCTGGGCCGGCGAGGATCCCGACCGCGAAGGCCTGCTGGACACCCCACGGCGCGTGGCCGAGGCCTACGGCGACTGGTTCAGCGGCTATCGGGCCGACCCGCGCGAGTACCTGCTGCGCACCTTCGAGGAAGTGGCCGGCTATGACGAGCTGATCGTGCTGCGCGACATCGAGTACGAAAGCCATTGCGAGCACCACATGGCGCCGATCATCGGCAAGGTCCATGTCGGTTACCTGCCGCGCGGCAAGGTGGTGGGCATCAGCAAGCTGGCGCGCGTGGTCGAGGCCTATGCGCGGCGTTTCCAAGTGCAGGAGAAGATGACCGCGCAGATCGCGCAGTGCATCCAGGACGTGCTGCAGCCTCTGGGCGTGGGCGTGGTGGTGGAAGGCGCGCACGAATGCATGACCACCCGCGGCATCCACAAGCGCGGCGTCAGCATGGTCACCTCGAAGATGCTCGGCACCTTCCGCGAAGACGCGCGCACCCGCGCCGAGTTCCTGCGCTTCATCGACGGCGGCGTGCGCTGA
- a CDS encoding IS30 family transposase, whose product MSRSYLHLSAEERAVLQIETRRGQSLRSISRLLDRSPSTSSRELARQQATVYRAREAAMRYRTGRQHSVRRRRLTPGTDLFQMVRDHLVLWRWSPQQIAAKLLLMSPDDPAQRVSHETIYATIYAHPRGGLKKELVEALRQRRPSRGSRRTTAAKRNWVPEEPRIVHRPEEVQQRLVPGHWEGDLIKGAFNRSCVGTLVERKTRFVVLCRMDGCTATDALEGFTRQMKKLPASMRTSLTYDRGTEMTRYAELMERLNIDLWFADPHAPWQRGSNENTNGLLRQFLPKGADLSAVSQEYLNHIALLMNTRPRQTLGWKTPSEAMEADIAAFKSRVALDS is encoded by the coding sequence ATGTCAAGAAGCTATCTCCACCTGAGCGCAGAAGAGCGCGCGGTACTCCAAATCGAAACGCGACGTGGTCAGAGCTTACGCTCGATATCCAGGCTGCTGGATAGAAGCCCGTCGACATCGAGCAGGGAGCTGGCCAGGCAGCAAGCCACGGTCTACCGTGCTCGAGAGGCGGCCATGCGTTACCGGACAGGACGTCAGCACAGCGTTCGGCGGCGACGGCTGACACCGGGAACGGATTTATTCCAGATGGTGCGCGATCATCTGGTGCTGTGGCGCTGGTCGCCCCAGCAGATTGCTGCCAAGCTGCTCCTCATGTCCCCGGATGATCCTGCCCAGCGCGTCAGTCACGAAACCATCTACGCCACGATCTACGCGCACCCGCGCGGCGGCCTGAAAAAGGAGCTTGTGGAGGCGTTGCGCCAGCGCAGGCCGTCCCGGGGATCACGGCGCACGACCGCCGCCAAACGCAACTGGGTGCCTGAGGAACCGCGGATCGTGCACCGACCCGAAGAGGTGCAACAGCGGTTGGTCCCAGGACATTGGGAAGGTGACTTGATCAAGGGAGCGTTCAATCGTTCCTGTGTTGGCACCCTGGTGGAGCGCAAGACGCGTTTTGTGGTGCTGTGCCGGATGGACGGCTGCACCGCCACAGACGCACTGGAAGGTTTCACCCGTCAGATGAAGAAGCTCCCCGCATCCATGCGAACCAGCTTGACCTATGACCGTGGCACCGAAATGACGCGCTATGCCGAGCTGATGGAACGGTTGAACATCGACCTGTGGTTTGCCGATCCGCACGCACCGTGGCAGCGCGGAAGCAATGAGAACACCAACGGTCTACTTCGCCAGTTCCTGCCCAAGGGGGCGGACCTATCCGCCGTCAGCCAGGAATACCTCAATCACATCGCGTTGCTGATGAACACTCGCCCTCGCCAGACACTTGGCTGGAAGACGCCTAGCGAGGCAATGGAAGCGGACATCGCAGCGTTCAAATCACGTGTTGCACTTGATTCTTGA
- a CDS encoding IS5 family transposase (programmed frameshift), with protein sequence MSKAPGFAGGYLLEHCLPAQRGNVSMTNLQVVNAILYVAEHGCKWRGLPKRFGNWHTVYTRMNRWARAGVLDRMFAQLQKSQIVRIEIEAISLDSTSIKVHPDGTGAFKKNGPQAVGKSRGGWNTKIHMVAADARTSITFGLTPGNVHDAPAGRTLLEHLGPVERPIHLLMDRAYEGNQTRQLALDLGFVPVVPPKSNRVEPWEYNREMYKRRNEVDRLFRRLKGYRRIFSRFEKLDAMFLGFLSFVLVVDGLRMC encoded by the exons ATCTCTAAAGCCCCCGGCTTTGCCGGGGGATATTTACTCGAACACTGCCTGCCGGCACAGCGCGGCAATGTCAGCATGACCAACCTGCAAGTGGTCAACGCCATCCTTTACGTTGCCGAGCATGGCTGCAAATGGCGCGGCCTGCCCAAGCGCTTTGGCAACTGGCACACGGTGTACACACGCATGAACCGCTGGGCCAGGGCGGGTGTGCTGGACCGGATGTTCGCCCAATTGCAGAAGTCCCAGATCGTGCGCATCGAAATCGAAGCAATCTCGCTGGACTCCACCAGCATCAAGGTGCATCCCGATGGCACGGGCGCAT TTAAAAAAAACGGTCCGCAGGCCGTCGGCAAGTCCCGCGGTGGATGGAACACCAAGATTCATATGGTTGCCGCAGATGCTCGAACATCCATCACCTTTGGATTGACGCCTGGTAACGTGCATGACGCACCTGCAGGCCGCACGTTGCTTGAACACCTGGGGCCAGTGGAGCGGCCGATTCATTTGTTGATGGACCGTGCCTACGAAGGCAACCAAACCCGCCAGTTGGCGCTCGATCTTGGCTTCGTGCCGGTGGTCCCGCCGAAATCCAATCGGGTCGAGCCTTGGGAATACAACCGGGAGATGTACAAGCGGCGCAACGAGGTGGATAGACTGTTCCGTCGCCTGAAAGGCTACCGCCGGATTTTCTCGCGCTTCGAGAAGCTGGATGCCATGTTCCTTGGATTCCTCAGCTTCGTCCTGGTCGTTGATGGGCTTCGGATGTGTTAA